GGTGTTGAATGCTGCTGTCTCCCCAGGGCTCGGCATGTGCCTTTACCGAGTGCATCCTCCGCAGCTATGGGCTGAAGACAGGCTTTTACAGGTAGGCAGAGGGGtcaggagggtttggggggactGGTGGCACCATGCCTGACTGTGCCCCCCTCGCTCtgcccctccagctcccctcaCCTGGTTCAGGTGCGCGAGCGGATCCGTATCAACGGGCAGCCCATCAGTAAGGAGCTCTTCAGCAAGTACTTTTGGCTTGTGTACAACCGCCTGGAGGAGACCAaggtgggggcggcggggcttgGGGGGGGTGCTCGCCTCCTTGGGGACCCACCCCCGGTGCCGGCTGGGGATACCCTGTGCCATCCCCTTACACCCGCGCTGCctggcaggacccagcacatGCCAGCATGCCAGCATACTTCCGCTTCCTCACCATCATGGCCTTCCATGTCTTCCTGCAGGAGAAGGTAGGTGGTGGTGGCCTCCAGCTGTGATGGGGATGTCAGGTTGGTGGGGACCTTGGGGAGGCGGGGACATGGGGTCCAGCCCCAATTTGGGGCATAACTTGCATTGTTCAGGCTGTCATGGGCGTAAGTGGGGGTGCTGTGCCAGGTGGATGGTACCCCCACGAGTGGGGTGTGTGTTCAGGCATGGGTTGGGAGGGGTGGTGGCGGGGACCTGGCCCCACCGACATTTCCAAATCCATGGGGGCGCATGCTGCTCGTGGCCCTGTGATGGctccagtgtccctgtgtcacCAGGTTGACCTAGCAGTGGTGGAAGTTGGCATTGGTGGCGCCTATGACTGCACTAACATCATCAGGTAGGAGCTGGTGGGCCTGAGCCTGTCccctggggctgccagtgccTGGTGTCCCCACAGCAGGGGGACAGCGGGGACACTGCCACACTGTGTCTCCAGGGCGCCGGTGGTGTGTGGGGTCTCCTCCCTGGGCATTGACCACACCAGCATCCTGGGTGACACCATGGAGAAGATCGCCTGGCAGAAGGGTGGCATTTTTAAGGTAGGGACACCCAGTCCTCGCCCCTTTTGTGGTTTCAGGGTGGCCCTGAGCAGCCCCATGGTCCTGAGCACCTCTGTCCTTCACAGCCTGGTGTGCCGGCGTTCACCGTGGCACAGCCGGAGCGGCCACTGGAGGTGCTGAGGGACCGAGCCCAGGAGCTGGAGGTGAGCTGGGTGGCAGGAGGGTGGTTGGGGGTACCCTGTGGCAGGGGGCTCAGCATTGTCTCCCTGCAGTGTCCCCTCTACCTCTGCCCAGAGTTGGACAACTTTGAGGGGGACCAccaggtgctggagctggggctggcgGGTACCCACCAGCGCTCCAACGCCGCCCTGGCCTTGCAGCTGGCACGGACCTGGCTGCAGCGCCGCGGCTGCTGGGGTAaggcatggggacagggactggAGGGTCAGACCCTGCCGTGGCCCCCAGGGTCTTAGCGGGGTGCCTGTCCCCCCAGGTCTTGGGGAGCTGAAGGAGGTGCCACCAGGTGCCGAGCTGGCGGGGAGGCCAGTGCCGCTGGCGCCTGCCTTTCGACCCACCGACGCCATGATCCAAGGTACAGTATGGCTGGGCCGGGACCACCCCCCACCATGTTGCAGGGCTCGGGGGGTGCTACGCTGGGCCCCCAGCCAGTGCTGTCTATGCTGGAGGGTGCATCCTGGCTGCCCACCCCACATTTCATGCCTGCGGGGCTCCTGGTGCTAGAGGAGATTGTGAGGGTCCCAGCTACGCcctgtgcccccttccccaggcctgCGGGACACAGAGTGGCTGGGCCGGACCCAGGTGCTACCCCGCGGCCCCGTGACATGGTACCTTGATGGAGCCCACACCACCAGCAGCATCCAGGCCTGTGTCCGCTGGTTCCGCCAGGCTGCCCTCAACCAGGACAAGCCCCATGAGTAAGGAGGGGATGTGAGGTGGGGGACACACGGCGGGGTGCAGtggtggtgctgggggtccccgtGGGGCATGGGCCACCCGCCCTTTCTCCCTGCAGTGGCTCCGAGGTGCGCGTGCTGCTCTTCAATGTCACGGGGGACCGGGACACGGCGGCGCTGCTCAAGCTGCTGGTGGTGAGGTttgggggggatgtggggtgggggtgtcacTGGGCCCCAATGCCTACCTAGGttctctgcctgtgctgggacCCACTTTGCTGTGGGTGCAGGGAGCCACAAGGTGGAGCTGATGTCCTGTGCTGTCTGCCCACTCTGCTGGCCCTGGTTGTATCCCACCTCTGGTGCCCCCACAAGGGTCTCGCAGCCCCAGGTGCAGGGGGGGACTTTGATCACCCACTCTCTGGACCAAACCCACATAGCCCCACTGGTGTGGGACTGGTCCCAGTGGAAATCCCATGGGTGGGTCCTAAGGGCTCCCTCAGCACTTACCCCCcgtctccccacagccctgccactTCGACTATGCTGTCTTCTGCCCCAACTTCACAGAGGTGTCAATGGCTAGCAACATGGGTGAGTGCCAGGGAGCCGGGGTCTCCCCCGGTCCCCCATCCCTGACACCTCCCCGGCCCCCTCTAATCCCtgacccccatccccatccttcctaGACCAGCAAAACTTCAATGTGACGCTGGAGAACGCCCTGACCCGCTGCCTGGAGAATCAGCGGACGTGGACCCgtctgctggaggagaagggggggcaGGACCCCTGGCTCCCGGCACCACTGCgggtgggggggctgctgcagccagcccctgcccgAGGGACCCTCCTCCTGGTCCCCCCGGCCCCACGACCCCTCAATTCCCCAGCCCTCGTCTTCCCCTGCCTGGCCCAGGCACTGCGGTGGGTGGCACAGGGCCGGGACccccagctggcagcacccaccGCCACAGGGGCTcacccccaccctgctgccagcagtggGGCCGTGCTGCTGCGGGAGGCGGCTGCTGTCCGTGTCCTGGTCACCGGCAGCCTGCACTTGGTTGGAGGGGTCCTCCGGCTACTTGACCCTACACTCTCCCAGTAATGGGCGGGGGACATGGCTTTGCATCTCTTTTTACTTGAAGCACCGGTTCTGCTCCCAGTGATGCTCGGAGGTGGCCAGGGGAGGTTGTGGGACCCCCCAAGCCATCCCAGTTCGGACCTTTTCACCCCAGTGCCTTTTGCCTGTGCCCCCTCAGGGGCACTGACCATGGGGGGGATGCTCCTGGCCCCCAGCTCACCCTGGTGAGACCAAGTGGGGGAGCCCTTGGGCTCTGGGGGGGCTGCCCTAGGCCGTGCCAGGGTCCTGGTGCCCAGTGGGGTGGCCAGTTCTGGGGGCAAAGTGAGTGAGAGCCCCAAGCTGCAGCAAGGCTCAGCATCAGTGTGTGACTAATTTAATGTAGggaagatttttattattattaataagaGTTTGTAACTTGgttggggagctgggggggatGGTTTCTGCCCATTGCTCTGTGGTGGGGCGGCAGCCTCGCACCCCCTCCCCAATAAACTTCTTGCTGCTTCCAGTGGTGCCTGCTGCATTCTTGGGGGGATACGGGAGGGGTGCAGAGGTCACCCCAAGTGCTGAGGCATGTCCTAGGGACGCCCACTtttgccccccccccatttGATGGGGAACCTTGTGGGGGTTTTGGCAATAGCTGCTCTCTCCACCTCCCTGGTGCACCCAGCAGCAGGGGACCCTGGGGGTGGTTGCAGGGtgccctcctcccaccccccaccccaccccccccgcagCATTGGCTGTCCTCAGGGGGCCAAAGCATTCACTGAATGAGTAACGGAGGCCCCCCCGGGCTTGGCCTGAGATTTGGGGCAAAAAAACAGCTTAATGGGGCCAGGGTGGGTCCCCAAGTCTGACAGCCAGAGGCTGGGCGGGCTCCAGGGGTCCCAGGGAGGTCAAGCCATGCTGCTGGTGGAGCAGGGGGTGCTCTGGGTGCTGCCGATGCTGTGGttggtgctgctgctctctgaggCTGGCGCTGTGCTGGAAACTGGCTGCAGTTTGGAGATGGGACCTGGCTCATGCCACCCACCACAGGGCCGGGAGGAGAAACACCAAGGGGAAATCAGACTGAGGGCGGCTGGCAGTGGCCATGGCTTGTCCCCATGGGACCTTCTGGCCCCCACGCACGAACCCTCCCAGATcgctccccagccagcccctgagTCCCCAGGATGGAGATAGGCTTGGGGAACCATGGTGGCACCAGGaacaggagggagggcaggtgATGGGGGGACACCAGGGCAGTAGGGGGGACCCTGGGGAGCTGTGGCTACCCTGAGTAGGGTTATTCCCCTCTGGCAGTGCCAGGAGGGCTGTACAGATGACGGTGATGCAGCAGCCTGGTCCCTGGATAACCTGGGGACCTTGGCCAGGGGACTTTGGGCCGGGGGGAATGTGTGtgccctcccctccatcctACCATGGCGGTCCCCAGGGGCAGTGGATACTCACGGGTGTGCGAGTAGATGTACCAGAGCCCAGCAGTGAGAAGCGCCCCGATCAGGAAGGCACCGAAGGTGATGCCCAGGACAGCAGCCAGCCCTAGCCCGCGGTCTGTGGGAGGACAAGGCTGTCAGCACTGCCATGCTGGGTGAGAtctccccactccccacccccattcctccaccagccccctcccctgccccaaacTCACTGTTGGGCGGCTGCCAGCCATCCTTCACCATCACCTCCAGGACCTTTTCAAAGATGGTGTCGTTCTGCAGAAGTGGAGGTTGGGGTGAGAAGGGGGGAGACTTGTACCCTGGCAGGGGGCACGGTCTGGGATCCCCCAGGCTCTTTGGGGACCAGCGATactgctcctggctgggctcTGCCACCCGGCGATGCAGGACAAACCTGCCAGGCTGCCACCGCTGATGGTGGGGACCAGCATGGTGGCATcacagggtggggggggtgggtggtgcGACTCACACTGACCTGCAAGCCGGCCTTGCACTTGAGGGCGGCAGAGAAGGGGACACGCCCACTCTCGGGGATGGCGTAGGTGAAGCGGAAGCGCCAGACCTTCCTCCCGCGGCTGCTGGGGGGGCCCTCCAGCACGGCCACCCCCGCGCCATGGGCCTCGCCACCCTGCACCAGCAGCACCGGCTCCCGCCCCGGCGCCACCAGCCAGCACTCCTTCAGCTGCAGGTCGTCCGGGTGGTCCTCCCACCGCATGGACGCCTGCCATCGGGGGACACACACTGTCAGGGTCACCAGCCCGGGGATGGCTGGACTTCCCCCACCAGTCCAGGCACCGAGCCGGTGGTGGTACCTGCACAAAGGCCTCCTTGTTGACCTCCAGCTCCATCTGGGGCGCCTCGAAGGCAGCGGTGGGGAAGAGGCGCAGGAAGAGCTCCCGCGGGATCTTGCACTGGAAAGCCACCTGCAAGGGGGGATGCTGCTGagcccaccaccaccccctggCACCCAGCCAGAAGTGGCACTGGCACCCTTCTCCCATGGCCCCACCCCCAGGACCACTGGGAAACCTGGTTCTTACCCGCACACTCTGGAGCGCTGTGCCCTTGGCCAGGTTGAGGATGAGCTGCGAGAAGGTGGGGAAGTTTGGGTCAGCCAGGTAGTAGTCCCTGTTGCTGGGGTCTGTTTTCCCCACTGGGATGGGGCCTACTGTGGAGTGGGATGGGGGTCCCACCCACACCCCCCTACccctctgccagcacccagacacagcagcagagctcagccctgggttgtagcaggatgtttccaaCCATGCAAAAGTAAGGCAGTCACAGTGGATAAGCCCCACCAGGCATCACTGAAGCCCCTATGGGGcatcagtggggctgggggcagcaccCTGGATGtctcccccccccacctcatTGTTGGCATGGCCCCTGCCCTCCAGCGAGGTGCCACAGTGGTTGAGCGGGGTTTTCAGCATGAAGTGAGTGGCATTTTTCTCTGCCTGGCAGCTGATGTCCCGCAGGGTGATGTTCACCACGTCTTTGATGGGCTGGAAGAAAAGCACCTGGTGGTCACCCACTGGCTGGGGACAGCCCCATGCCACCCACCCCAAGCACCCAGAGCAGGATGCGACCCCCCGCAATGACGCTGGCAGGCATCAGGACCCCTACACCCTGCCTTACCTCCAGGTGGGATCTGGCAATGACAATCTCCATGGTTTCATCTGTGCACTTCCAGGGCTTGAGCATGAGCAGCAGTGAATGGGGCAGTGAGCTGGTGGTggcggctgggggggtgggtgtcaCAGGCACCCTCCTGACTGCCTCTGCAGGACAGGAAGGcacaaaggggggggggggggctgagtGGGGGCAGCAGGACGCCCCCCATCCTGCCCAGTCCTGGGGTGCTAGGGGCCTCACCATGCTCCTGGATCTCCAGGCTGATGCGGGTGCTGGCGGGGATGGCAGAGTAGGAGGCGATGACACTGCAGTTCTTCTCGAACGCTTTGGCGACAAGGCCCCACTCTGTGTCAGGCAGgcgctccccagggagcagcagcgaGGAGATGGGCGCGATCTTGTAGTTCCCAGAGACCTACGGGGAGCAGGGGGCAGTGCAGCGgggggctgagcggggatggggacagctgGGGGTGCTCAAGGCAGGGATGGCTTCTGGGTTTGTCCCTGTTAGGAGGGCTTGCAGCGAGGGGGTTGCCACCTTCCCATGCCCAATGTCTCCAGATGCCCTCCTGCCACCCTCCCCATCTGCATCTCTTGGGCATCTGGCAGCCCCCatgggggggcagtggggacacaCACATCCTGCTCAGCCCTACCAGGAACTGGATGTGGCAGTTGTTGACAGAGAGGGACCACGTGAGGTTAGCCCGGCTTTGCAGGATGAGGATCTGGTTGCTCATGGCTCTCTCGGGACAGCTCAGGGACAGGTTCACCTCTGTGATGGGGGAGCTGCAAAAACACAAGATTCCCCACCGCCCAGCATCAGCATCCCACACTGGCAGGTCCTGTACCCGCTTTGggatgggggtgtgtgtggtcTGCCTATGAGACAGCCCAACCCCTTGCTGAGCATCCCCAAGCATGTgccaccacctctcccaccacctctcccaccgCCTATCCCACCACCTGTCCCATTgacccctccacccccagggGTCCCACCGCCAGCACTGGGTCGTACCTGGGCTCGGGCTGCAGGCGGATGATGTGGGCGACTCTGGTGCTCTGGGCATCCCTGCGCGAGCAGCCCTTCACCCCATGGAAGAAGACCTCAGTCTCGAGGTGCAGCATGGCATCGAAGTGCTCCTGGGGGATGCAGTCTAGGGGGCTGCTGGCATCTgtggaggtggggggagggtCACCCAAGCCAAACCAGGCTCAGTGAGCGGGGAGATGCTTGGGGCCAGGGGCATCGGTCCCCCTAGCATCTCCCCTGGGACTGTGCTTCACCCCAGCAGGTTGTCACCCTTTGGGAGCAGAAGGAGCATCGCTGCCTACTCCAGCCTCCGCCCAgcaccagcccccagccccacgcaccTTCTCCCAGGCGGAGCTGGACCCAGCGGGGGTCCCACAGCTCGCTGTAGGATGTGATGCCCCTGTAGGTGTCCTGAGCCCAGGCCAGCAGCTGCATGTCACCGGTGGCCGCAGGCACCTTGGGGCCCAGTGCTGTGGTGGTGTCTGGGCTGAGGCGGGCATCCTGCAGGGCAAGCAGCAGCCTGAGCCAGGGTTGGGGGGGACAAGGTGTGCCCATCCCCAGTGCCGGCTGGTGGTGGGAAAGTGTGGAAAGACTTTCCCCTGGTGTGAAGGATGTGGGTGTAAAGCTAAGCAAGGCTCCTGGGAGTCCCAGCTCCATCGTGGCTGCGGGTCACCCTGGATGAATGGGGGTTTCTGGGGCCACAGGCTGGGAGTGGTGtaggcagccagcagcacacaGAGAGCTCGGCCCACTTTATTATTAGCCACAAACAAAGCAAGAGGTTTATTTTGCTAACAAAGCGCCCAGCCCCGGCTCAGCTCACTGGAGCCAAACCCCATCCCTGACCTTCCTCCCGCCGGCTGGAGGAAACGGGAGCTTTTTCCAGCCCTATGCGTCATTCCCTGCCCGGCCAGCCCCGTGCTTAGTGCCGCCAGCAGTGGCCAGGCGCGCCCCCTCCTCCCTGGGGCACTATGAGCAccatctccagggatggggggcACCATTCTCTTCCAGGGACACCCTCCCAAACATCTCTGGGGatggccccagccctgctgtctGCCAGCGTTGCTCCTGGCACAGGGCTGAGACACTCACAGTGCGGATGAGCAGGTCCGGGCACTGGGAGGTGATGGTGGCTGAGCAGTGGGAGCACAGGAGGACAAGCACGGCCGGCCGGGAGCAGCCACCAGCTCGTGGTGTGATGGACACCTTCAGTGGGAAAGCAGATACCTGGAGGGGTGGAATGGGAGAGTGTCATCACCACAGCCAGCGAGACCCAATCGCTGTCACCTCCCTAGCTGCTCCCTGGCCACCCCACTTGTTCCCAGAGtcagaggcagcagggagagccCTCGGGCTGCCCCTGAGCACAAACCAGGCAGGAGACAGCTGTGGCTGGGTTTAGGGGGCAGGCTGCGGGATGCAGAGATGCCACGTGGATATGTACCCAAACCAGGGGAGGAAACACCCCCTGGCTTCCCCAAGCAAGGAACCTGGGCATCCTCACCTTGGGGACAGTGGCATCCCCACACTGCAGCCCAGAGCACCCCCATACTGGGGTCTAGGCAGCCCCCTTGGGGACTGGGTCATCCTTGCATCTCACAACTGGGTAACCTCTGCACTGGGCACCAGGGTGTCACCCCACTGTGGACTGGGGTGTCCCCACACCAGAGACTGGCATGTCCCCACACTGGGGACTGGGGCATCCCCACACCGGCGACCAGAGCATCCTCACATCGAGGGCTGGAGCATTCCCCACACTGGAGCCAGGGCATCCCCACTGTAGGTAGCAGGGTGTCCCGCACTGAAGACTGGAGCATCCCTACCCTGGGCATCGGGACATCCCCCTGTGGGTttcccagccccatcccagcactgtgctgctgcttggaCCGGCAGCACAAGTATGGAGGAATGCTGGGGGCACAGTGGTAGCACACAACGCTCCCTGTGGCTGGCACTGCCTGGCGGCCTCCAGCCGGAAACCTGGACGGGGAAGCCGAAATGCCAGGTGCTAAGTTTGGCAATTGTTGCCTGAATCACTGCTTGCAAAGTGCTGAGCCAGGTGGCAGGCAGGGAAAACCAGCCAGGGACCAGGGGGGTGGAGGCAGCCACCAGCGCTGGGCACGGGGCCGGCGGGACAGGGCCATGGGCATCCCggcctggctgtggccccatggCAAGCGTGGGTGGCCGGGGACCCCGGGTGGCCCCGGGCGTCGAGGAGGAGCCGGCGGCTGTTTTTCCTGCCGCGTGTTTTGCGGCGCTCCATTGTTCAGCTGCGCGAGCGGTGGGAGCCTCGTCactgccccgccgccgcctttcaggttttttttctttttctttt
The Phalacrocorax carbo chromosome 18, bPhaCar2.1, whole genome shotgun sequence DNA segment above includes these coding regions:
- the FPGS gene encoding folylpolyglutamate synthase, mitochondrial isoform X2, yielding MRELSCRCPALTGAGSATSARAAVCWDAIRTLNTLQTNASYLEQVKRERGDPQAQLEAMRGFLERSGLKVEDLDRLNIIHVTGTKGKGSACAFTECILRSYGLKTGFYSSPHLVQVRERIRINGQPISKELFSKYFWLVYNRLEETKDPAHASMPAYFRFLTIMAFHVFLQEKVDLAVVEVGIGGAYDCTNIIRAPVVCGVSSLGIDHTSILGDTMEKIAWQKGGIFKPGVPAFTVAQPERPLEVLRDRAQELECPLYLCPELDNFEGDHQVLELGLAGTHQRSNAALALQLARTWLQRRGCWGLGELKEVPPGAELAGRPVPLAPAFRPTDAMIQGLRDTEWLGRTQVLPRGPVTWYLDGAHTTSSIQACVRWFRQAALNQDKPHDGSEVRVLLFNVTGDRDTAALLKLLVPCHFDYAVFCPNFTEVSMASNMDQQNFNVTLENALTRCLENQRTWTRLLEEKGGQDPWLPAPLRVGGLLQPAPARGTLLLVPPAPRPLNSPALVFPCLAQALRWVAQGRDPQLAAPTATGAHPHPAASSGAVLLREAAAVRVLVTGSLHLVGGVLRLLDPTLSQ
- the FPGS gene encoding folylpolyglutamate synthase, mitochondrial isoform X1; the protein is MARPGRRLGRPGHTRLPGIVGTTAVPRLGDGAEPLRDAGAVLPLPRAHRSRKRHQCPRCCLLGQGPAAGDAIRTLNTLQTNASYLEQVKRERGDPQAQLEAMRGFLERSGLKVEDLDRLNIIHVTGTKGKGSACAFTECILRSYGLKTGFYSSPHLVQVRERIRINGQPISKELFSKYFWLVYNRLEETKDPAHASMPAYFRFLTIMAFHVFLQEKVDLAVVEVGIGGAYDCTNIIRAPVVCGVSSLGIDHTSILGDTMEKIAWQKGGIFKPGVPAFTVAQPERPLEVLRDRAQELECPLYLCPELDNFEGDHQVLELGLAGTHQRSNAALALQLARTWLQRRGCWGLGELKEVPPGAELAGRPVPLAPAFRPTDAMIQGLRDTEWLGRTQVLPRGPVTWYLDGAHTTSSIQACVRWFRQAALNQDKPHDGSEVRVLLFNVTGDRDTAALLKLLVPCHFDYAVFCPNFTEVSMASNMDQQNFNVTLENALTRCLENQRTWTRLLEEKGGQDPWLPAPLRVGGLLQPAPARGTLLLVPPAPRPLNSPALVFPCLAQALRWVAQGRDPQLAAPTATGAHPHPAASSGAVLLREAAAVRVLVTGSLHLVGGVLRLLDPTLSQ
- the FPGS gene encoding folylpolyglutamate synthase, mitochondrial isoform X5, coding for MARPGRRLGRPGHTRLPGIVGTTAVPRLGDGAEPLRDAGAVLPLPRAHRSRKRHQCPRCCLLGQGPAAGDAIRTLNTLQTNASYLEQVKRERGDPQAQLEAMRGFLERSGLKVEDLDRLNIIHVTGTKGKGSACAFTECILRSYGLKTGFYSSPHLVQVRERIRINGQPISKELFSKYFWLVYNRLEETKDPAHASMPAYFRFLTIMAFHVFLQEKVDLAVVEVGIGGAYDCTNIIRAPVVCGVSSLGIDHTSILGDTMEKIAWQKGGIFKPGVPAFTVAQPERPLEVLRDRAQELECPLYLCPELDNFEGDHQVLELGLAGTHQRSNAALALQLARTWLQRRGCWGLGELKEVPPGAELAGRPVPLAPAFRPTDAMIQGLRDTEWLGRTQVLPRGPVTWYLDGAHTTSSIQACVRWFRQAALNQDKPHDPATSTMLSSAPTSQRCQWLATWTSKTSM
- the ENG gene encoding endoglin, which gives rise to MAPRAAPLLPLLLALLGRPDPGRAEGCDLQPVTEEPPITLSYATSMVPRGCVSSGSMGTSHEVHVLSVKWSKVSAFPLKVSITPRAGGCSRPAVLVLLCSHCSATITSQCPDLLIRTDARLSPDTTTALGPKVPAATGDMQLLAWAQDTYRGITSYSELWDPRWVQLRLGEDASSPLDCIPQEHFDAMLHLETEVFFHGVKGCSRRDAQSTRVAHIIRLQPEPSSPITEVNLSLSCPERAMSNQILILQSRANLTWSLSVNNCHIQFLVSGNYKIAPISSLLLPGERLPDTEWGLVAKAFEKNCSVIASYSAIPASTRISLEIQEHEAVRRVPVTPTPPAATTSSLPHSLLLMLKPWKCTDETMEIVIARSHLEPIKDVVNITLRDISCQAEKNATHFMLKTPLNHCGTSLEGRGHANNELILNLAKGTALQSVRVAFQCKIPRELFLRLFPTAAFEAPQMELEVNKEAFVQASMRWEDHPDDLQLKECWLVAPGREPVLLVQGGEAHGAGVAVLEGPPSSRGRKVWRFRFTYAIPESGRVPFSAALKCKAGLQNDTIFEKVLEVMVKDGWQPPNNRGLGLAAVLGITFGAFLIGALLTAGLWYIYSHTRPISKLQPVSSTAPASESSSTNHSIGSTQSTPCSTSSMA
- the FPGS gene encoding folylpolyglutamate synthase, mitochondrial isoform X3; this translates as MAEEMLPAWAAMGTAEGTEPDGDAIRTLNTLQTNASYLEQVKRERGDPQAQLEAMRGFLERSGLKVEDLDRLNIIHVTGTKGKGSACAFTECILRSYGLKTGFYSSPHLVQVRERIRINGQPISKELFSKYFWLVYNRLEETKDPAHASMPAYFRFLTIMAFHVFLQEKVDLAVVEVGIGGAYDCTNIIRAPVVCGVSSLGIDHTSILGDTMEKIAWQKGGIFKPGVPAFTVAQPERPLEVLRDRAQELECPLYLCPELDNFEGDHQVLELGLAGTHQRSNAALALQLARTWLQRRGCWGLGELKEVPPGAELAGRPVPLAPAFRPTDAMIQGLRDTEWLGRTQVLPRGPVTWYLDGAHTTSSIQACVRWFRQAALNQDKPHDGSEVRVLLFNVTGDRDTAALLKLLVPCHFDYAVFCPNFTEVSMASNMDQQNFNVTLENALTRCLENQRTWTRLLEEKGGQDPWLPAPLRVGGLLQPAPARGTLLLVPPAPRPLNSPALVFPCLAQALRWVAQGRDPQLAAPTATGAHPHPAASSGAVLLREAAAVRVLVTGSLHLVGGVLRLLDPTLSQ
- the FPGS gene encoding folylpolyglutamate synthase, mitochondrial isoform X4 — encoded protein: MKEDVYKDAIRTLNTLQTNASYLEQVKRERGDPQAQLEAMRGFLERSGLKVEDLDRLNIIHVTGTKGKGSACAFTECILRSYGLKTGFYSSPHLVQVRERIRINGQPISKELFSKYFWLVYNRLEETKDPAHASMPAYFRFLTIMAFHVFLQEKVDLAVVEVGIGGAYDCTNIIRAPVVCGVSSLGIDHTSILGDTMEKIAWQKGGIFKPGVPAFTVAQPERPLEVLRDRAQELECPLYLCPELDNFEGDHQVLELGLAGTHQRSNAALALQLARTWLQRRGCWGLGELKEVPPGAELAGRPVPLAPAFRPTDAMIQGLRDTEWLGRTQVLPRGPVTWYLDGAHTTSSIQACVRWFRQAALNQDKPHDGSEVRVLLFNVTGDRDTAALLKLLVPCHFDYAVFCPNFTEVSMASNMDQQNFNVTLENALTRCLENQRTWTRLLEEKGGQDPWLPAPLRVGGLLQPAPARGTLLLVPPAPRPLNSPALVFPCLAQALRWVAQGRDPQLAAPTATGAHPHPAASSGAVLLREAAAVRVLVTGSLHLVGGVLRLLDPTLSQ
- the FPGS gene encoding folylpolyglutamate synthase, mitochondrial isoform X6 produces the protein MDYQDAIRTLNTLQTNASYLEQVKRERGDPQAQLEAMRGFLERSGLKVEDLDRLNIIHVTGTKGKGSACAFTECILRSYGLKTGFYSSPHLVQVRERIRINGQPISKELFSKYFWLVYNRLEETKDPAHASMPAYFRFLTIMAFHVFLQEKVDLAVVEVGIGGAYDCTNIIRAPVVCGVSSLGIDHTSILGDTMEKIAWQKGGIFKPGVPAFTVAQPERPLEVLRDRAQELECPLYLCPELDNFEGDHQVLELGLAGTHQRSNAALALQLARTWLQRRGCWGLGELKEVPPGAELAGRPVPLAPAFRPTDAMIQGLRDTEWLGRTQVLPRGPVTWYLDGAHTTSSIQACVRWFRQAALNQDKPHDGSEVRVLLFNVTGDRDTAALLKLLVPCHFDYAVFCPNFTEVSMASNMDQQNFNVTLENALTRCLENQRTWTRLLEEKGGQDPWLPAPLRVGGLLQPAPARGTLLLVPPAPRPLNSPALVFPCLAQALRWVAQGRDPQLAAPTATGAHPHPAASSGAVLLREAAAVRVLVTGSLHLVGGVLRLLDPTLSQ